Proteins found in one Aspergillus chevalieri M1 DNA, chromosome 2, nearly complete sequence genomic segment:
- the gfsA gene encoding glycosyltransferase family 31 protein (COG:S;~EggNog:ENOG410PPBC;~InterPro:IPR006740;~PFAM:PF04646;~TransMembrane:1 (i21-38o)) has product MLKSSLRPNSSVKMPMLRLKTIFPLVALFSIGFFFWAMERFDRAAFVRFKHPVDRVSTPPPTAPQIQLQQSETPHPSSSSSSSSKACEFEPAGPPPMPFTEWIERKNYTRMYFRPHHVNPRTEFRSLESIDQPVMPPMTVLERGTIVSQDNENPSLPCPSVIDVDVAADDTMDETSKMLFGLATTADRLDRLLPSLLYSYGGTKAGLVVLVPESDDDIPKQETYFRNRGLDVRLIQSPLDFTARYFGMVEAFANIIRTERPQVQWLGFMDDDTFFLSLPTIAEELKLFDVNKKHYIGTLSEASWQVDTFGHIAFGGAGAFVSKPLLDVLETYYDECQSWGEQPGDQKLGQCIQRFGETPLTLWPSLFQMDMKGEVDGVYESGRKIESMHHWNSWYTKDVVKMVTVSAAAGRKSVLRRWVFDQEEYINEATGGSIRQFWVFTNGYSLVKYTYDEYTPDDAINFDQTEKTWEEDPRGYEARLGPLRPKDQEGVTKDRWLLKEAFVVGDNVHQWYVREEDEGHSVIEVVWLGPKGGGGAGVGPGGYLKAP; this is encoded by the coding sequence ATGCTCAAAAGTTCCCTACGTCCTAATTCATCCGTCAAAATGCCGATGTTGCGACTGAAAACAATCTTCCCCCTCGTGGCCCTCTTCTCTATTgggttcttcttctgggcCATGGAACGGTTTGATCGCGCTGCCTTCGTCCGATTCAAGCATCCCGTGGATCGCGTATCAACACCACCTCCTACCGCGCCTCAGATTCAGTTGCAACAGTCTGAAACTCCTcacccctcttcctcttcctcgtcctcgtccaaGGCCTGCGAATTCGAACCCGCTGGTCCCCCGCCGATGCCATTCACCGAATGGATTGAGCGCAAGAACTACACCCGCATGTACTTCCGTCCTCACCATGTGAACCCCAGAACTGAGTTCCGCTCCCTGGAGAGCATCGACCAGCCGGTCATGCCGCCCATGACTGTCTTGGAACGTGGCACTATTGTTTCGCAAGATAACGAGAACCCTAGCCTGCCCTGCCCATCGGTGATAGACGTCGATGTGGCTGCTGATGACACTATGGACGAGACTTCGAAGATGCTCTTTGGTTTGGCCACCACGGCTGATCGTCTGGACCGTCTCCTTCCCTCTCTGCTCTACTCCTACGGAGGCACCAAGGCTGGTCTGGTCGTTCTCGTCCCCGAGAGCGACGATGATATCCCCAAACAGGAGACCTACTTCCGCAACCGTGGCTTGGACGTGCGCTTGATCCAGTCTCCTTTGGACTTCACTGCTCGTTACTTCGGTATGGTCGAGGCATTCGCCAACATCATCCGCACGGAGCGTCCTCAGGTTCAGTGGCTTGGTTTCATGGATGATGACACTTTCTTCCTGTCTCTCCCCACCATTGCTGAAGAGCTGAAGCTCTTTGATGTGAACAAGAAGCACTACATTGGTACGCTCTCTGAGGCCAGCTGGCAGGTTGACACCTTCGGTCACATTGCTTTtggtggtgccggtgccTTCGTCTCGAAGCCGTTGCTCGATGTCCTCGAGACTTATTACGACGAGTGCCAGTCGTGGGGTGAGCAGCCTGGTGATCAGAAGCTTGGTCAGTGCATTCAGCGCTTTGGAGAGACCCCTCTTACTCTCTGGCCCTCTCTGTTCCAGATGGACATGAAGGGCGAAGTCGATGGTGTGTACGAGTCTGGTCGCAAGATTGAATCTATGCATCACTGGAACAGTTGGTACACCAAGGACGTGGTCAAGATGGTCACCGTCTCAGCTGCTGCTGGTCGCAAGTCGGTCCTCCGCCGCTGGGTCTTTGACCAGGAAGAATACATCAACGAGGCTACTGGTGGCTCGATTCGCCAGTTCTGGGTCTTTACAAACGGTTACTCTCTTGTGAAGTACACTTACGATGAATACACTCCCGACGACGCGATCAACTTCGACCAGACCGAGAAGACCTGGGAAGAAGACCCTCGTGGCTACGAAGCTCGTCTTGGTCCCCTCCGTCCTAAGGACCAGGAGGGTGTCACCAAGGACCGGTGGTTGCTCAAGGAAGCGTTTGTCGTCGGAGACAACGTGCACCAATGGTATGTGcgtgaagaggatgaaggcCACAGCGTGATTGAAGTTGTCTGGCTCGGCCCCaagggcggtggtggtgctggtgttggtcCTGGTGGATATCTCAAGGCTCCTTAA